One Magnolia sinica isolate HGM2019 chromosome 2, MsV1, whole genome shotgun sequence genomic window, aagggtccTAATCCGAAATACAAATTTCCACGACTTAGAGATAACGATAGCTGTCAACCAGTTGGATGCGGTTTTGCTAGTGACCCGAACgcttgtgagccctaccatgatatgtgCGTTTTATCCGTTcatcccagctcattttagggcaccagACCAAAAGCTTGAAGGTTCAAATCTCAGGttaaccacaccatatgaaacaaggggattgaatgcttactgttgaaaactttctgaggattataaaagttttggatcaagatgatatttgatttttttatttttccttcatctaagccTATTTAATCTCATTGGCAGATGGCAaacaaatattacagtggaccctaggaagttttaaatggtcgaAGTTCAATTAATACTATTTTTTATCATGtagtccacctcagatttggatcggcgagctcatgccctgaaataagatgaaaaaaaatgaaggcacagtgtggataaagcacaaacatcaggagacggcatggataaaatacacacattataGCCAACTAGATCGCTGGTGTTCAGGTAACTAGCCAACCCGCATCCCAACCAGTTTTTTTCTCAGTATAGTACCATCCATAGCGGGTCCCGCAAtttagacagtttaatttgatttaatatatgccacatgtaccatgCCTGCCGGTACCGGTGTATCAACTACCACACCCTgtaagagtatcaaataactcccacgTATAAATTCTGTAGAAGTAAAGGTATTATTCACGGGATTGGATAAGGAAGTGAGAGGCATTGGCCATTGTCATATCACAGGTGTAATAGATTTTGACCATTGAAACTTGGGGCCTTACCACTAAACTTAGGCCGAGAACATCAGACGGTGGTAATAACGAGAAGAAAGACCGAGTGTTTGGTGTATGGCCTAGAAAAGTGAATATACGCGCAAATGTCAAAATCTAAACAGCTGATCGGCACTACGCACGCAGCTTCACACATCTTCGGAAAGCGAGTGACATAAAAACAGCGCTTCTCCTTAAAATCCCCACCCTTTCTTTCTACAGTGATTGTTTACCATGATTTTCAATGTGGTAGTGGCTCAtccaccggacgcggattagctactgacagctcgagtagcgagtctcgctactcaagtgacgtcactaagttctgtgggcccatgatgttgtatgttttgtatccacgccgtccatccatttggagagattattttaagtaAATAGAGAAAGAATGAGTCTAATATAAAtgtctagtggaccacaccacagaaaacagtggggagagtgacacccaccattaaaaaattctaaggaCCATAAacgtttttgatcaagctgatacttgtattttcccttatttcatgtctgtgttaacttgtgaacagcttggatttcaaataaacatcatggtgggccttaggaaggtttcaacggtgagaatcactctccccactgtttactgtggtggggtctgctaaagctttggatctgcctcattctttgaatcatgccttaaaatgatatctcaaaatggatggacggtgtggatacaatacatacatcatagtggggcccacagaacgtaGTAacttcacttcagtagcaagtctcgctactcaacctgacaGTAGCGAATCCGCGTCCCTCATCCACCGTACATGCCGTGTATATGCAGAAAAATCCAAACCCTCCGCATCTTGGACACCATCATGGATGTAGAATATGCTTAAAATTACAATGACCCGAGAATCTTAACCGTCTGATCATGGCTCTCGAGTTTGGGCTTGGTAATTAAATTTCTGATCGTCCATTTTATAGCCACCAGTAGGATGGTTAGGATCTAGTGATCGGTTTGATTTTGGACTATTCTCCATCGATGATGGAACCCACAATTTGAATAGTCTGGATTCCCCCACATTTAAGGTGGATGATTGTAAATTATCAatgtggtctctctctctctctctctctctctctctctctctctctctacccttcACTACCTTCCAATCTCCTTATCTTTGCCCAAAGGAAGATTGCCAATACCCATAAATAAACAAAAGAGAAAACCCAGaagaaatagttcaaaattcatACAAAAAATCAAACCGGCACTCTCTTCCTCTTACCATACATCCATCTCTTAGAGCTATGGCCACCCAAAACAAGATTGAGAAAATTACAGCCAAACAAGACCAAATATCAAAACAAGAAAACCCACAACACCATCTACTCCAATCCACAAACCACCAAAAGCCTACTACTTCTCACCCACATTCACCTTCCTCCTCTCCTTCCCATGAATTCTCCTTCACaatctctctccacccatcaccaCCATCCGTCATCGACAAACGCAAGACCCCACCGTCCATTGCCATCGACTTATCCCCGGCTGATGATATCTTCTTCCATGGCCACCTCCTCCCTCTCCATCTCCTCTCTCACTTCTCCAACTCTCCACGTATCTCCACCACTTCCTTGGACAATCTCAACCCAACCATTCGAGATCTCTTCAGCATTTCAAAGCTCAACAACGACAACGACAACGATGACgacaacaacaacagcagcagcagcaacaatagTGGGTCCAAGGGAAGAAGCAAGCCCAAGTCATTCTCCTTGTTCAAGTTTGGAAAATGGCGAAAAGCATTCCAAACTGGTGAAAGTAAAGAAAACAAAAGGAAGTTGAGATTCAACGTAAGGCGGGTTTTGAAGAGGTATGTGAGGGTGGTTAGGCCCTTCTTGTTCTTCagaggaagagagaaggagaagcgcGAGCAGCCATATTCCTTCTCAGGCAATTTGAATTCTTTCAAGTGGAAGGAGTGGGGAgtaagaagaagaggaggattcTCTGCTCCGGCTTCCATGCGAACGTCTCCGACAAACAGTGGCCTTCTTCTAGCAACCACTTCCATCTCTTCATCCAACGATAGCACCATGGAAGAGCTCCAGAACGCAATCCAAGCAGCCATTGCACATTGCAAGAACTCCATTGCAGTGAAAGAGGAGACTTGCAAATGACTGTATGAGAATCAGAAGATAATtagctttttctctcttttctttatcttcttcttcttcttcttcttcttcttcttcttcctttttttttttttttttttttttttttttttttcatgtgtacATATATGGTATGTGGTGTATGAAATGGGTTTTGGGTTATGATTATATTGATGAGAGCgtttgattttcttgaatttttcttgaaGAGTTTGAACTTATTTGGGTTTTCCAAGAAGTGTAGTTTTGTAGATGTTTATTCATCCATGGCcgttcatcttctctctctctctaatccatTCTCTCTCCACCACATGATTCAGCTCTATCTCTTAGAACAAGgacaaaattgatattttgaatgaAGGATTGATATTTTGAATGAAGGATAAGGATAAAAAAGGCAATGAATTATAATATGATGATTGAGAGAGAAGATGTGTGGGCCTTTG contains:
- the LOC131236155 gene encoding BRI1 kinase inhibitor 1-like; the protein is MATQNKIEKITAKQDQISKQENPQHHLLQSTNHQKPTTSHPHSPSSSPSHEFSFTISLHPSPPSVIDKRKTPPSIAIDLSPADDIFFHGHLLPLHLLSHFSNSPRISTTSLDNLNPTIRDLFSISKLNNDNDNDDDNNNSSSSNNSGSKGRSKPKSFSLFKFGKWRKAFQTGESKENKRKLRFNVRRVLKRYVRVVRPFLFFRGREKEKREQPYSFSGNLNSFKWKEWGVRRRGGFSAPASMRTSPTNSGLLLATTSISSSNDSTMEELQNAIQAAIAHCKNSIAVKEETCK